From a region of the Pan paniscus chromosome 19, NHGRI_mPanPan1-v2.0_pri, whole genome shotgun sequence genome:
- the LOC100969980 gene encoding iron-sulfur cluster assembly 1 homolog, mitochondrial-like has protein sequence MQGWERCRFLSPGNCLGFEQEEAAAHPGTLTLTPSAVNKIKQFLKDKPELVGVKVGVRTRDCNGLSYTVEYTKTKGNSDEVIQDEARVFIEKKAQLTPLGIEMDYVEDKLSSELCSITQHELVAVE, from the coding sequence ATGCAGGGATGGGAAAGATGTCGTTTCCTTAGTCCGGGCAACTGTCTGGGCTTTGAGCAAGAGGAAGCTGCAGCCCACCCGGGCACCCTCACCCTGACACCTTCAGCAGTAAACAAGATAAAACAATTCCTTAAAGATAAGCCTGAGCTTGTAGGTGTAAAAGTTGGTGTCCGAACCAGGGACTGTAATGGCCTTTCTTATACTGTAGAATATacgaaaacaaaaggaaattctGATGAAGTTATACAAGATGAAGCCAGAGTATTCATCGAAAAGAAAGCACAGCTAACACCTTTAGGAATAGAAATGGACTATGTTGAAGACAAATTATCCAGTGAGTTATGTTCAATAACCCAACATGAACTTGTGGCTGTGGAGTAA